A portion of the Bacteroides faecium genome contains these proteins:
- a CDS encoding dihydrofolate reductase family protein, which produces MKQLKACIAVSLDGFIARKDNDLDWMPESVGKEISAMHELPGVLLAGLNTYNMIFERWGGWPYKSKKTFVVSHYDTNVTEKENVTFLTDMPLRAINELKSSSETDIQVIGGGKFITSLIEASLLDEITLYIVPVMLGDGIKYIGKTFGSKWELTGHRVIDNQVVCLTYQYKGE; this is translated from the coding sequence ATGAAACAATTAAAAGCCTGTATTGCTGTATCTCTTGATGGCTTCATAGCCCGAAAAGATAACGATTTGGATTGGATGCCTGAAAGCGTAGGAAAAGAGATTTCAGCAATGCATGAACTGCCCGGCGTACTTCTTGCCGGATTAAATACCTATAACATGATTTTTGAGCGTTGGGGCGGATGGCCGTACAAAAGTAAAAAGACTTTTGTAGTGTCCCACTACGACACCAATGTGACCGAAAAGGAGAATGTAACCTTTCTTACCGATATGCCTTTACGGGCAATCAATGAACTTAAATCAAGTTCGGAAACCGACATTCAGGTTATTGGCGGCGGTAAGTTTATAACCTCGCTGATTGAAGCGTCCCTGCTGGATGAAATAACGCTGTATATCGTTCCGGTCATGCTGGGGGACGGTATCAAGTATATAGGCAAGACTTTCGGGTCGAAGTGGGAACTGACCGGACACCGGGTTATAGACAATCAGGTCGTTTGCCTGACCTACCAGTATAAAGGAGAATGA
- a CDS encoding type IA DNA topoisomerase → MIAVIGEKPSVARDIARILGASEKQDGYLSGNGYLVTWAFGHLVGLAMPEAYGIQSFRRESLPIIPDSFQLTPRQVKAEKGYKADPGALKQLKVIKEVFDQSDKIIVATDAGREGELIFRYIYQYIGCNKPFVRLWISSLTDKSIREGLQNLKAGSLYDNLFLSAQARSEADYLIGINGTQALSVAAGQGIFSLGRVQSPTLAMICTRFLENKNFVPQKYWQLKLQTTKDNVTFTALSTEKYDMQQPAIDTLQRIKEAETVQVKTVERKEVNQEPPLLYDLTTLQKEANTKLNFSADKTLSIAQKLYEGKLISYPRTGSRYISQDVFEEIPERLVNLEQYARFAGYAAGMKGKALNSRSVNDGKVTDHHALIVTENLPGKLETDEQAIYELIAGRMLEAFSEKCVKDITSVVLDCSGSLFTVKGSVIKSAGWRAVFGEKENGEDNATLPAMQDGDSLPLSGIELLEKQTKPKPLHTESCLLSSMETAGKELENADLKASMKDTGIGTPATRAAIIETLFSRQYIVREKKNLVPTEKGLAVYNIIRDKKIADVEMTGMWENTLAKIESGEMNPDTFRKGIEVYARQITAELLDVQLSFASGSGCICPKCKTGHILFYPKVAKCSNVDCSVTIFRNKSDKQLTDKQITELVTTGKTGLIKGFKSKNGKVFDASLAFDEQFNVTFVFPEKKGKPKK, encoded by the coding sequence ATGATTGCAGTAATCGGAGAAAAACCAAGTGTGGCAAGGGACATTGCCCGTATTTTAGGAGCGAGTGAAAAACAGGATGGCTATCTTTCAGGTAACGGGTATCTCGTTACCTGGGCGTTCGGCCATCTTGTAGGTTTGGCAATGCCGGAAGCATACGGCATACAGAGTTTCCGCCGGGAAAGTCTGCCTATTATCCCGGATAGTTTTCAACTTACACCCCGACAAGTGAAAGCGGAAAAAGGGTACAAGGCAGACCCCGGCGCATTGAAACAACTAAAGGTAATCAAAGAAGTATTCGACCAGTCGGATAAGATAATTGTCGCTACCGATGCAGGGAGAGAGGGAGAACTTATCTTTCGCTACATCTACCAGTATATCGGATGCAACAAGCCTTTTGTCCGTTTATGGATAAGCAGTCTTACGGACAAGTCAATCCGTGAGGGACTGCAAAACCTGAAAGCCGGTAGCCTGTATGATAACCTATTCCTTTCGGCGCAGGCACGCAGCGAAGCGGATTATTTAATTGGCATAAACGGTACACAGGCTTTAAGCGTGGCAGCCGGACAAGGCATTTTTTCTTTGGGACGGGTACAGTCGCCCACGTTGGCAATGATATGTACCCGCTTTTTAGAGAACAAGAACTTTGTCCCGCAAAAGTATTGGCAACTGAAATTACAGACAACTAAGGACAATGTAACTTTTACGGCACTATCCACAGAAAAGTACGATATGCAGCAGCCCGCCATCGACACGCTGCAAAGGATAAAGGAAGCGGAAACAGTACAGGTGAAAACCGTAGAACGTAAGGAAGTGAACCAAGAACCGCCGTTACTCTATGATTTAACCACGCTCCAAAAAGAAGCGAATACGAAACTGAACTTTTCCGCAGACAAAACCCTATCCATCGCACAAAAGTTATACGAGGGTAAACTAATCAGCTACCCCCGAACCGGAAGCCGTTATATCTCACAGGACGTGTTCGAGGAAATCCCGGAACGTCTTGTCAATTTGGAACAATACGCCCGTTTTGCCGGGTATGCTGCCGGAATGAAAGGCAAAGCCTTAAATTCCCGTTCCGTGAACGATGGCAAGGTAACAGACCACCACGCCCTGATAGTAACGGAAAACCTGCCCGGTAAACTGGAAACGGACGAACAGGCAATCTATGAACTGATAGCCGGACGAATGTTGGAAGCCTTTTCTGAAAAATGTGTCAAAGACATTACCAGTGTTGTACTGGATTGTTCCGGTTCACTTTTCACGGTCAAAGGGTCTGTAATCAAGTCCGCCGGATGGCGTGCCGTATTCGGCGAGAAAGAGAACGGGGAAGATAACGCCACCCTGCCCGCCATGCAGGACGGAGATAGTTTACCGCTTTCCGGCATTGAACTACTGGAGAAACAGACCAAGCCCAAGCCGTTACACACGGAAAGCTGTTTGCTTTCTTCGATGGAAACAGCGGGTAAGGAACTGGAAAACGCCGACCTGAAAGCCAGCATGAAAGATACGGGTATAGGCACGCCCGCAACACGGGCAGCCATTATCGAAACGCTGTTTTCCCGCCAGTATATCGTTCGGGAGAAAAAGAACCTTGTCCCGACCGAAAAGGGTCTTGCCGTTTACAACATCATCCGGGACAAGAAGATAGCAGACGTTGAAATGACGGGAATGTGGGAAAACACGCTTGCCAAAATCGAAAGCGGAGAAATGAACCCCGACACGTTCCGTAAAGGTATCGAGGTGTATGCACGGCAAATCACGGCTGAACTTTTGGACGTTCAGCTTTCTTTCGCTTCGGGTAGTGGTTGTATCTGCCCGAAATGCAAGACCGGACACATCCTTTTCTATCCGAAAGTCGCCAAATGTTCCAATGTGGATTGTTCCGTTACCATCTTCCGCAACAAGAGCGACAAGCAGCTAACGGACAAACAGATTACCGAACTGGTGACTACCGGGAAAACCGGGCTAATCAAAGGCTTTAAAAGCAAGAACGGCAAAGTCTTTGACGCTTCACTTGCTTTTGACGAGCAGTTTAATGTTACTTTCGTATTCCCTGAAAAGAAAGGCAAACCGAAGAAATAA
- a CDS encoding helix-turn-helix domain-containing protein, translating into MEIITFESKAYKDLDNKITAIADYIFNHTEAENTNEDEIWVDSYEVCTFLKISEKTLQRLRVAGTIAYSNIRGRYFYKISEVKRMLEERLIKSNKDNINDLITNHQLYVKERRNIRKDK; encoded by the coding sequence ATGGAGATAATAACATTCGAGTCAAAAGCCTATAAGGATTTAGACAACAAAATTACCGCTATCGCCGATTATATATTCAATCATACAGAAGCGGAAAATACCAACGAAGATGAAATTTGGGTGGACAGTTACGAGGTCTGCACATTTTTAAAAATCAGTGAAAAGACACTCCAACGTCTGCGAGTGGCTGGAACTATTGCCTACTCTAATATTCGTGGGCGTTACTTCTACAAAATCAGCGAAGTAAAACGGATGCTGGAAGAACGCCTGATAAAAAGCAACAAGGATAATATTAACGACCTAATAACCAACCACCAACTATATGTTAAGGAAAGAAGAAATATTAGAAAGGACAAGTAA
- a CDS encoding S8 family peptidase, whose protein sequence is MADHPLLIFPRPERLEREKRKFPPKTISYPNINRQDQRLSPKLAELQRVFNEQYTNIQQSAEGIDPEQVLVFETIGTIDNFVSAVKKVDGMEWLGEIEIDSIQPDQDFYQIDNPQNLLSGRLFLIMSNQRALSELISLWNRYKNNPKVQFERGFTKFKYVFQQLKDIRRWGVQDRLLESNTIGYWIESLNENPDKINIEIQLWYSSSPLKRERTEANIRLLISNLNGQIISSCHISEISYHSLLVQLPANEIRTIIETHDTELVRCDNIMFFRPSGQIVIEENGDTNNFEQVQREQPLPSLAEPVIALLDGMPMSNHTLLDDRLIIDDPDSFQDDYESQYRLHGTAMSSLIIHGDLNNLESPLNTPLYVRPIMKLKDYFNKKVENVPDDVLIVDLIHRAVKRIFEGESDAKALKSIKVINFSIGDPACLFYGSISPLAKLLDWLSYKYGVLFIISTGNHIEPLELEELYRDFKVLSSDEKEKRIYKKIISDIRNRKLLSPSESINNLSIGSAHFDISPLQPYDRRLNPTLKLLPSLFSGFGNGYRNSIKPDAVFYGGRIFIKEPMLDNNPTPIEFSFLNTPPGQKVAAPSPERDKVNFTRGTSNATALMSRNAASIIDVLYNINDGLLQSHQYSRYIPIMIKSMLIHGCSWDNIGENLRNMLNDIYSNTEIKKIITKWIGYGLPDINKVKQCTEQRATVIGFGELMPDEVHLFKLPLPQSLSSKMENRRLTITLAWFSPIKSTTQKYRVASLYFEATNEIIGVSRDNADWHAVRKGTIQHEVFVGSQAMPFADDDSLNIKVICKNDADVIKLPIQYSLVVTLEVAENINIPVYQEIKNKISIPVSISI, encoded by the coding sequence ATGGCTGATCATCCTTTGTTAATATTTCCACGTCCAGAACGCTTAGAAAGAGAGAAGCGTAAATTTCCGCCTAAAACTATATCATACCCAAACATAAATAGGCAGGATCAGAGACTATCTCCTAAATTGGCAGAACTTCAAAGAGTATTTAATGAACAATATACCAATATTCAACAGAGTGCAGAAGGAATTGATCCGGAGCAAGTATTGGTGTTTGAAACAATAGGAACAATAGATAATTTCGTCAGTGCTGTTAAAAAAGTCGACGGAATGGAATGGTTAGGTGAAATAGAAATTGATTCTATTCAACCAGATCAAGATTTTTATCAAATCGATAATCCTCAAAATCTTTTATCAGGCAGATTATTTCTTATAATGTCCAACCAGAGGGCTTTATCTGAATTAATTTCATTATGGAATAGATACAAGAATAATCCTAAAGTACAATTTGAAAGAGGCTTTACTAAGTTTAAATATGTTTTCCAACAACTTAAAGATATAAGGAGATGGGGAGTACAAGATAGACTGCTAGAGTCAAATACAATTGGCTATTGGATAGAATCATTAAATGAGAACCCAGACAAAATAAACATAGAAATTCAATTATGGTATAGTTCTTCTCCTTTAAAAAGAGAAAGAACAGAAGCTAATATCCGTCTTCTAATTTCGAATCTAAATGGGCAAATTATCAGTTCCTGTCATATATCCGAAATATCATATCATTCTCTATTAGTGCAATTACCAGCAAATGAGATAAGAACGATAATAGAAACTCATGATACAGAACTTGTTAGATGTGATAATATTATGTTTTTCCGCCCTTCTGGACAAATTGTAATAGAAGAAAATGGTGATACAAATAATTTTGAGCAAGTACAAAGAGAGCAACCTTTACCATCTTTGGCAGAGCCTGTTATAGCTCTACTTGATGGTATGCCTATGAGTAATCATACTTTACTAGATGATAGATTAATCATTGATGATCCTGATTCTTTTCAAGATGACTATGAAAGCCAATATCGGTTACATGGAACAGCAATGAGCTCTCTTATTATTCATGGAGATTTAAACAATTTAGAATCACCATTAAATACTCCATTATATGTTAGACCAATTATGAAATTGAAAGACTATTTCAATAAAAAAGTTGAGAATGTGCCAGATGATGTTTTGATTGTTGATTTAATACATAGGGCTGTAAAAAGAATATTTGAAGGAGAATCGGATGCTAAAGCTCTTAAATCGATTAAAGTTATCAACTTTTCGATAGGCGATCCTGCGTGTCTATTCTACGGCTCTATTAGTCCTCTAGCAAAATTGCTTGATTGGTTGAGTTATAAATATGGAGTTCTCTTTATTATAAGTACAGGTAATCATATAGAACCATTAGAATTAGAAGAATTATATAGAGACTTCAAAGTGCTCTCCTCTGATGAAAAAGAAAAGCGCATATATAAAAAAATAATTTCTGATATACGCAATAGAAAACTATTATCACCATCTGAAAGTATAAACAATTTATCAATAGGTTCTGCTCATTTTGACATTTCACCGTTGCAACCATATGATAGACGATTAAATCCAACATTAAAGTTATTGCCAAGTCTTTTTTCAGGATTTGGTAATGGTTATAGAAACTCCATTAAGCCTGATGCAGTTTTTTATGGTGGAAGAATTTTTATAAAAGAACCAATGTTAGACAATAATCCTACTCCTATAGAATTTAGTTTCTTAAATACACCTCCGGGACAAAAAGTAGCAGCACCAAGTCCAGAACGAGATAAGGTTAACTTTACAAGAGGAACCAGCAATGCTACTGCATTAATGAGTCGTAATGCCGCAAGTATTATTGACGTTTTATATAATATAAATGACGGTTTATTACAGTCTCACCAATATTCTCGATATATTCCTATCATGATAAAATCAATGTTAATTCATGGATGTTCATGGGATAATATAGGAGAAAATTTAAGAAATATGCTTAATGATATATATTCAAATACAGAAATTAAGAAGATCATTACAAAATGGATTGGATATGGATTACCTGATATTAATAAAGTAAAACAATGCACGGAGCAGCGAGCAACTGTAATAGGTTTCGGTGAATTGATGCCAGATGAAGTTCATTTATTCAAATTGCCTTTACCTCAATCACTATCATCAAAGATGGAAAATAGAAGATTAACAATTACTCTCGCTTGGTTTTCTCCAATAAAATCAACCACTCAAAAATATAGAGTGGCAAGTTTATATTTTGAAGCGACTAATGAGATAATAGGTGTTTCCAGAGATAATGCAGACTGGCATGCTGTAAGAAAAGGAACTATTCAACATGAAGTTTTTGTTGGAAGTCAAGCTATGCCTTTTGCGGATGACGATTCATTAAATATAAAAGTGATCTGTAAGAATGATGCGGATGTGATTAAACTACCAATACAATATTCTTTAGTAGTTACATTGGAAGTTGCAGAAAATATAAACATCCCAGTTTATCAAGAGATAAAAAATAAAATATCTATCCCTGTCTCTATTTCTATTTAA
- a CDS encoding RteC domain-containing protein: MKQYTDNILFKINAEIEISCIDSDVSSDKALYMIDFIRPLFEELREFIHQYTFQDANEEILFFKDIKPFILSKLIYFNDIYLLELRKPNGSKEVLKEYYKKKQTAITEFCNANLDFYQYYRSKATHLDRYYFLREHENYKLCHNCGMFDKDPLFSTCCDHRVAKMLAYDMLEIYLQQRLQELERKEVIENSRTSLPDNPFLWTGTKIAAIELGYAIYAAGVLNNGNADIKEIMTYIEASFKIDLGDYYRTYLAIRERKKDKTSFLTNLINKLLRKMDEDDKL; this comes from the coding sequence ATGAAACAATACACTGATAATATATTGTTTAAAATCAACGCAGAGATAGAAATATCTTGTATAGATAGTGATGTTTCTTCCGATAAAGCTCTATATATGATTGATTTCATTAGACCATTATTTGAAGAACTAAGAGAGTTTATCCACCAATATACTTTTCAGGATGCTAATGAAGAAATATTATTCTTCAAGGATATTAAGCCATTCATTTTAAGCAAACTGATATATTTTAATGACATATACCTACTTGAATTAAGAAAGCCGAATGGCAGTAAAGAAGTCCTAAAAGAGTATTATAAGAAAAAACAAACGGCAATAACAGAGTTTTGCAATGCTAATCTTGACTTCTACCAATATTATCGTTCTAAAGCCACCCACTTAGATAGATATTATTTCCTTAGAGAACATGAGAATTACAAATTATGCCATAACTGTGGTATGTTTGATAAAGACCCATTGTTTTCAACTTGCTGCGACCATAGGGTTGCTAAGATGTTGGCTTATGATATGCTGGAAATATATCTGCAACAACGATTACAGGAACTTGAAAGGAAAGAAGTAATAGAGAATAGCAGAACTTCATTACCTGACAATCCTTTCCTATGGACGGGTACAAAAATAGCTGCTATCGAATTGGGATATGCCATCTATGCTGCCGGAGTGCTTAATAATGGAAACGCTGATATAAAAGAGATAATGACTTATATAGAAGCATCATTCAAAATAGATTTAGGAGATTATTACCGGACTTATCTTGCAATAAGAGAAAGGAAGAAAGATAAGACATCATTCCTTACCAACCTTATAAATAAGCTCCTGCGAAAAATGGACGAAGACGATAAGTTATAA
- a CDS encoding helix-turn-helix domain-containing protein — protein sequence MYIDKDDFTAWMERIMDRFDMQDKKIDRVIKGRNCLDGEELLDNQDLCLLLKVAPRTLTRYRKKGILPYLMLDGRCYYRATDVHKLIREKTD from the coding sequence ATGTATATAGATAAAGATGATTTTACCGCATGGATGGAACGTATCATGGATAGGTTCGATATGCAGGACAAGAAGATAGACCGGGTGATAAAAGGACGTAATTGTTTGGATGGGGAAGAACTACTGGATAATCAGGATTTATGTTTGCTTCTGAAAGTAGCCCCCCGAACACTGACCCGTTACCGGAAAAAAGGAATACTCCCTTACCTTATGCTGGACGGTAGATGTTATTACCGGGCAACGGATGTACACAAGTTAATCCGTGAGAAAACCGACTAA
- a CDS encoding DUF3945 domain-containing protein: MDVNTASQSTTDEQMMDILLVLDKEKKTISAVKGVDENGELQTVPPENNSELLKFDRHGDFFSNFFSNMMNQLKNPTRFNFFKIPKIELPKIEPIIRDNFNHPTPENEAGIERYRVTPETVKQEAKKEQQETQTQQPQQPAKETGATAQAPQQPDKSKYVIDPDKVDWEALKNFGLSKEQLEKSKALEPMLRGYKSPGAFTIAGNYNSAIMKLDARLSFRHDKDGNVVLAIHGIRQKPELERPFFGHEFSKEDKANLLETGNMGRVVNLKNYITEEMIPSFVSVDKVTNELVSMRASSVQIPDEIKGVKLNKEQQQALREGKGVFLENMISNRKNPFSATVQVNADKKSLEFIYPNTKQSQEQGQKQTQQNSLVTSDGVTIPKSISGIELSRQQQQDLVNDKTIFVAGLKDKRGVEYDAYIQVNHDKKKLGFYSDNPSFDRSAVKEITPASKNRTQVAVNSEGKTNEATKKVKEPLKKGQDKPTEKQKTKQDKKEKQEQADKPKQSRGRKR; encoded by the coding sequence ATGGATGTAAACACAGCCAGCCAATCCACCACTGATGAACAGATGATGGATATTCTTCTTGTACTGGATAAGGAGAAAAAGACAATCAGCGCAGTAAAAGGCGTAGATGAAAACGGGGAACTCCAAACCGTACCACCGGAGAACAACAGTGAACTTCTGAAATTCGACCGTCACGGTGATTTCTTTTCCAACTTCTTTTCCAACATGATGAACCAGTTGAAGAACCCGACCCGTTTTAACTTCTTCAAAATCCCTAAGATTGAACTTCCCAAAATCGAGCCGATAATCAGGGATAACTTCAATCATCCGACACCTGAAAACGAAGCGGGCATAGAGCGTTACCGGGTAACACCTGAAACCGTGAAGCAGGAAGCGAAGAAAGAACAGCAGGAAACCCAAACCCAACAACCACAGCAGCCAGCCAAAGAAACGGGAGCAACGGCGCAAGCACCGCAGCAGCCCGACAAAAGCAAGTATGTTATCGACCCGGATAAGGTGGACTGGGAAGCCCTGAAAAACTTCGGTCTATCCAAAGAACAGCTTGAAAAGTCAAAGGCTTTAGAACCCATGCTAAGGGGGTACAAGTCGCCCGGAGCGTTTACCATCGCCGGAAACTACAATTCAGCCATTATGAAACTGGACGCACGTTTATCTTTCCGGCACGACAAAGACGGGAATGTAGTTTTGGCGATACACGGCATCCGACAAAAGCCGGAACTTGAACGCCCGTTTTTCGGACATGAATTTTCTAAAGAGGACAAAGCCAATCTTCTTGAAACGGGAAACATGGGACGGGTAGTAAACCTGAAAAACTATATCACGGAAGAAATGATACCCTCTTTCGTCAGCGTGGATAAGGTAACAAACGAACTGGTTTCCATGCGTGCAAGCAGCGTCCAAATACCGGATGAAATAAAGGGTGTCAAACTGAACAAGGAACAGCAGCAAGCCTTACGGGAAGGAAAAGGGGTATTCCTTGAAAATATGATTTCCAACCGTAAAAATCCCTTTTCCGCAACTGTTCAGGTCAATGCGGACAAGAAAAGTCTGGAATTTATCTATCCCAATACCAAACAGTCACAGGAGCAAGGGCAGAAACAGACGCAGCAGAACAGCCTTGTCACCAGTGACGGTGTAACCATTCCCAAAAGCATTTCAGGAATAGAGCTATCCCGCCAGCAACAGCAGGATTTAGTCAATGACAAGACCATCTTTGTTGCCGGGCTGAAAGACAAGCGGGGGGTCGAGTACGATGCTTATATTCAGGTGAACCATGATAAGAAGAAGTTAGGCTTTTACAGTGACAATCCCAGCTTTGACCGTTCCGCCGTGAAAGAAATTACCCCGGCAAGCAAGAACCGCACACAGGTAGCGGTCAATTCGGAGGGCAAGACCAACGAAGCCACCAAGAAAGTGAAAGAACCCTTGAAAAAGGGTCAGGACAAGCCCACTGAAAAACAAAAAACCAAGCAGGATAAAAAGGAGAAGCAGGAGCAGGCGGACAAACCCAAACAGAGCAGGGGACGCAAAAGATGA
- a CDS encoding HXXEE domain-containing protein gives MNELELIVSLFPIVFMLHEFEEIIGFKTWVIKDGLWIAKKYPKVAKQISIYERLSVPAFALAVLEEFILIGIVTALALTLQWYSVWIAVFLGFSLHIFIHIGQWMMVRKYIPIIITSLLSLPYIFLGTHKIFSEFSLSMIITCFVIGTIVLIVNLRFVHKLALRYDKIRKK, from the coding sequence ATGAATGAATTAGAACTAATTGTAAGCCTATTCCCTATCGTTTTTATGCTTCACGAATTTGAGGAAATTATCGGCTTTAAAACTTGGGTCATTAAAGACGGATTATGGATTGCAAAGAAGTACCCCAAAGTAGCTAAACAAATTTCGATTTATGAGCGATTATCAGTTCCGGCATTTGCATTAGCTGTATTGGAAGAATTTATACTTATTGGCATTGTAACAGCTTTGGCTTTAACCTTACAATGGTATAGTGTATGGATTGCCGTATTCTTGGGATTTTCACTTCACATTTTCATCCATATAGGTCAGTGGATGATGGTTAGAAAATATATCCCCATTATTATTACATCGCTTTTATCTCTACCCTATATTTTTTTGGGAACACACAAAATTTTCTCGGAATTTTCTTTAAGTATGATTATTACATGCTTTGTCATTGGAACAATAGTGCTAATAGTTAATCTACGCTTCGTTCACAAATTAGCTTTACGATACGATAAAATCAGGAAGAAATGA
- a CDS encoding bifunctional DNA primase/helicase, with product MLRKEEILERTSNGLSVFKHYVPGNWRIGRNFLNPLYEDNKASCNIYFDRRNGIYKMKDFGNDSYSGDCFFFVGQLKGMDCNNSMDFVEILETIDRDLGLGLATGNPIPVTRTSCRIVDDIPEETPERESKPYQFREQKFPLAELMYWQQYGITPGVLELFKVCSLREFQSVTADGTPFTYTSSVTEPMYGYKSKRYIKLYRPFSKTRFLYGGNFGDNYCFGLEQLPAKGDTLFITGGEKDVMSLAAHGFHAICFNSETVTVPPTLVYKLTFRFKHIILLYDTDKTGKESARKQEKQLEEFSVKRLVLPLSGTKEEKDISDYFKEGNTREDFLKLFIEFLDNLYSDTLIMLKSCEIDFNNPPAKAQVIISAGDVPLGTQGNLFGITGGEGTGKSNYIAAMLTGCICQPNKEVDTLGIQITANSKRKAVLLYDTEQSEVQLFKNVSNLLARAKQPDKPEELKAFCLTGMSRKERLHAIVQSMDKFYYQYGGIQLVVIDGIADLVKSANDEAESVAVIDELYRLAGIYNTCILCVLHFVPNGLKLRGHLGSELQRKAATILSIEKDEEPTQSVVKALKVRDGSPLDVPLMLFAWDKAAGMHLYKGEKPREEKEKRKEKELVSVARDIFGRQTHITYIDLCEQLQQILDVKERTAKSYVRFMRERDIIIKDPSNQSYFMIGLI from the coding sequence ATGTTAAGGAAAGAAGAAATATTAGAAAGGACAAGTAACGGGCTATCTGTGTTCAAGCACTATGTACCCGGTAATTGGCGGATAGGTAGAAATTTCTTAAATCCGCTTTATGAAGATAATAAAGCATCCTGTAACATCTATTTCGACCGCCGTAATGGTATCTATAAGATGAAAGATTTCGGCAACGATAGTTATAGCGGTGATTGTTTCTTTTTCGTGGGGCAACTTAAAGGGATGGACTGCAATAATTCGATGGATTTTGTGGAGATACTGGAAACCATCGACCGGGATTTGGGATTGGGACTGGCAACAGGCAATCCGATACCTGTTACCCGTACTTCTTGTCGTATAGTAGATGATATACCGGAAGAAACACCTGAAAGAGAAAGCAAACCTTACCAGTTCAGGGAACAAAAGTTTCCGCTTGCAGAATTGATGTACTGGCAACAATACGGTATTACACCGGGAGTATTGGAATTATTCAAGGTCTGTTCTTTACGGGAATTTCAGAGTGTAACAGCGGATGGAACACCGTTTACTTATACTTCATCTGTAACAGAACCTATGTACGGATATAAAAGTAAGCGGTATATAAAGCTATATCGTCCGTTCTCGAAAACTCGTTTCCTCTATGGTGGTAATTTTGGCGATAATTATTGTTTCGGTTTGGAACAACTACCCGCAAAAGGTGATACGCTGTTTATTACGGGTGGCGAAAAAGATGTCATGTCATTAGCTGCACATGGTTTTCATGCTATCTGCTTCAACAGTGAAACGGTGACTGTTCCGCCTACCCTGGTTTATAAACTGACGTTCCGTTTTAAACATATCATCCTATTGTATGATACCGATAAAACGGGAAAGGAAAGCGCACGTAAACAGGAAAAACAGTTGGAAGAATTTTCTGTAAAACGATTGGTTTTACCGCTTTCCGGCACAAAAGAGGAAAAGGATATTTCCGATTATTTCAAAGAGGGTAATACCCGTGAAGATTTCCTGAAACTGTTTATTGAATTTTTAGACAACCTATATAGTGATACATTGATTATGCTTAAATCGTGCGAAATAGACTTCAACAATCCCCCTGCAAAAGCACAGGTGATAATCTCTGCCGGGGACGTTCCACTGGGGACACAAGGAAACCTGTTCGGCATTACGGGTGGTGAGGGAACAGGTAAAAGTAATTATATCGCTGCTATGTTAACGGGCTGTATTTGCCAGCCAAATAAGGAAGTTGATACTCTCGGTATACAGATAACAGCCAACAGTAAACGCAAAGCGGTATTACTCTATGATACAGAACAGTCCGAAGTACAACTGTTCAAGAATGTAAGTAACCTGTTGGCACGTGCGAAGCAACCAGACAAACCGGAAGAACTGAAAGCGTTCTGTCTGACGGGTATGTCCCGAAAAGAGCGTCTGCACGCTATTGTTCAGAGTATGGATAAATTTTATTATCAATATGGGGGCATACAGTTAGTAGTGATAGACGGTATCGCCGACCTTGTGAAAAGTGCCAATGATGAAGCGGAAAGCGTGGCTGTGATAGATGAACTCTATCGATTGGCAGGAATTTATAATACTTGTATTCTCTGCGTACTACACTTCGTACCTAACGGATTGAAGCTACGGGGGCATTTAGGCTCGGAACTACAACGCAAAGCGGCAACTATCCTTTCTATTGAAAAGGATGAAGAACCCACACAATCTGTGGTAAAAGCCCTGAAAGTCCGTGACGGTAGCCCTTTGGACGTTCCTTTGATGCTTTTTGCATGGGACAAAGCAGCCGGGATGCACCTTTACAAAGGGGAAAAGCCACGAGAGGAAAAAGAGAAACGCAAGGAAAAGGAACTGGTAAGCGTTGCCCGTGATATTTTCGGACGGCAGACACATATCACCTATATAGACCTGTGCGAACAGTTGCAGCAGATTTTGGACGTAAAAGAACGTACTGCAAAAAGCTATGTCCGCTTCATGCGGGAACGGGATATTATCATTAAAGACCCGTCCAACCAAAGTTATTTTATGATTGGTTTAATTTAA